One stretch of Rhipicephalus sanguineus isolate Rsan-2018 chromosome 10, BIME_Rsan_1.4, whole genome shotgun sequence DNA includes these proteins:
- the LOC119406544 gene encoding zinc finger protein 26-like yields MDNLGSFGGNVADVFKCTHCIFTGSDEAALAEHLQVVHAVPISDSEQAGYQCQSCLSSFSRHDELLQHLQKHVGSGVLECFLCTKRYSTQAHLVRHIKTTHSRTKSFACHLCPSVFSRKDSLCTHIRKNHTQLAKR; encoded by the coding sequence ATGGACAATCTTGGTTCTTTCGGAGGCAACGTCGCCGACGTTTTCAAGTGCACTCATTGCATCTTCACGGGCAGTGACGAAGCGGCGCTTGCAGAACACCTGCAAGTGGTCCATGCGGTTCCGATATCCGATTCGGAGCAAGCAGGTTACCAGTGCCAGTCCTGCCTGTCCTCGTTTTCGCGCCACGACGAACTGCTGCAACACCTTCAGAAGCACGTCGGATCGGGCGTCCTCGAGTGCTTCCTCTGCACCAAAAGATACTCGACTCAGGCGCACCTCGTGCGGCACATCAAGACGACGCACAGCCGAACCAAAAGCTTCGCCTGCCACCTGTGTCCGAGCGTGTTCTCGCGCAAGGACAGCCTGTGCACGCACATTCGGAAGAACCATACGCAGCTTGCCAAGAGATGA
- the LOC119406542 gene encoding zinc finger imprinted 3 — MTGQASNGDTEDAALEILAVAFNCDLCAFASHSDAELAEHKRVVHDIPVQPSTFRCSYCRVVFRHHYRLMLHLQKHTGSGSFRCSVCAKKFASEQNLLRHVKTVHGTMENYFCPLCPRKFTRKDNLLAHIRKHGTHTAQH; from the coding sequence ATGACAGGCCAGGCCAGCAATGGTGATACAGAGGACGCTGCTCTCGAGATTCTCGCCGTGGCCTTCAACTGCGACTTGTGCGCTTTCGCGAGCCAcagcgacgccgagctcgcggaGCACAAGCGAGTCGTCCACGACATCCCGGTCCAACCGAGCACCTTCCGCTGCAGCTACTGTCGAGTCGTGTTTCGGCATCACTATCGGCTGATGCTGCACCTGCAGAAGCACACCGGCTCCGGCTCCTTTCGCTGTTCCGTCTGCGCCAAGAAGTTTGCGAGCGAGCAGAACCTCTTGCGCCATGTCAAGACCGTGCATGGTACCATGGAGAACTACTTCTGCCCCCTCTGCCCGAGGAAGTTCACACGCAAGGACAACTTGCTGGCGCACATTCGAAAGCATGGCACCCACACTGCTCAGCACTGA